The Epinephelus lanceolatus isolate andai-2023 chromosome 11, ASM4190304v1, whole genome shotgun sequence genome window below encodes:
- the cytl1 gene encoding cytokine-like protein 1: protein MAIFNHLLLVWCLVPLVLSYPFYPPTCYTKVLHMARELTQWAADLKRDPETTYCMARMPDLILDVHNACVMYKMRTYISLVEGLRDRLCAYTKDVRKLGLTLRQLFIIMSEKCHGDLVFTIFDCSALER from the exons ATGGCGATCTTTAACCACTTGTTGCTCGTTTGGTGTTTGGTGCCGCTGGTGCTGAGCTACCCTTTCTACCCACCGACATGCTACACCAAGGTGCTGCACATGGCACGAGAGCTCACCCAGTGGGCTGCAGATTTGAAGAGGGACCCTGAGACT ACTTACTGCATGGCACGCATGCCAGATCTCATCCTTGATGTCCAT AATGCTTGTGTGATGTACAAAATGAGGACCTACATCTCCCTGGTGGAAGGCCTGCGAGATCGCCTCTGCGCTTACACCAAAGACGTGAGGAAGCTGGGTCTCACTCTGAGGCAGCTGTTCATCATCATGTCGGAGAAGTGTCACGGG GACTTGGTGTTCACGATCTTTGACTGCTCTGCTCTGGAGCGCTGA